The Cygnus atratus isolate AKBS03 ecotype Queensland, Australia chromosome 2, CAtr_DNAZoo_HiC_assembly, whole genome shotgun sequence genome window below encodes:
- the JMJD4 gene encoding 2-oxoglutarate and iron-dependent oxygenase JMJD4 isoform X1 → MDRATFACSTAFFRDYSSSSQSAFCLPAGHVDFIDKVESFTYSDFFRDYLIPNHPCIFSAKFTDGWGSRRNWVTWDGKPDFDHLLQKFGDAIVPVANCDVKEYNSNPKEQLPFKEYINYWKEYIKNDYRSSRGCLYLKDWHLGRAFPEQDVYTTPVYFSSDWLNEYWDAIAVDDYRFVYMGPKGSWTPFHADVFRSYSWSANICGRKKWLLYPPGQEDYLKDRHGNLPFDVTAPGLQDKSVYPRYNQSQPPVEIVQEAGEIVFIPSGWHHQVYNLEDTISINHNWVNGCNVAIMWCFLQDELAAVQREINEWKDPMDDWHLQCQLIMKSCTGIDYKEFYNFLKVIAENRISILENGLDDEASAKNTPKAAISTLGMLHAVFDLKRTVKVLTSLSANEDFKKLDLTSLSPPPEALLHHLKAAIDTALL, encoded by the exons ATGGACAGGGCAACATTTGCCTGCTCCACCGCCTTTTTTCGTGATTACAGCAGTTCGTCTCAGAGCGCGTTCTGCCTCCCCGCGGGACACGTTGACTTTATTGATAAAGTAGAATCGTTCACGTACTCAGACTTTTTCCGCGATTACCTGATTCCCAACCACCCCTgtattttctcagcaaaatttACTGatggctggggcagcaggagaaattGGGTTACGTGGGATGGAAAGCCTGATTTTGATCATCTGCTGCAGAAGTTTG GAGACGCTATAGTACCTGTTGCCAACTGTGATGTCAAGGAGTACAATTCGAACCCAAAGGAGCAGCTCCCCTTCAAGGAGTACATAAATTACTGGAAAGAGTACATTAAAAATGACTACCGCTCATCCCGAGGGTGCCTTTACCTAAAGGACTGGCACCTGGGCAG agctttCCCAGAGCAAGATGTTTATACAACGCCCGTGTATTTCTCATCCGACTGGCTGAATGAGTACTGGGATGCTATAGCTGTGGACGACTACCGGTTTGTCTACATGGGACCTAAAGGTTCATG GACTCCATTCCATGCTGATGTCTTCCGTTCCTATAGCTGGTCAGCCAATATATGTGGGAGGAAGAAATGGCTGCTCTACCCACCAGGTCAGGAGGACTACCTGAAAGACCGCCACGGCAACTTGCCCTTCGATGTCACTGCACCTGGTCTTCAGGACAAGAGTGTTTACCCTCGCTACAACCAAAGCCAACCCCCTGTAGAAATCGTGCAGGAAGCAGGGGAGATAGTCTTCATCCCCAGTGGATGGCACCATCAAGTTTACAACCTG GAGGATACCATCTCCATTAACCACAACTGGGTGAACGGCTGCAACGTAGCTATAATGTGGTGCTTCCTGCAGGATGAATTAGCAGCTGTCCAGCGGGAAATCAATGAGTGGAAGGACCCTATGGATGATTGGCACTTGCAATGTCAG cTGATCATGAAATCTTGTACGGGTATAGACTACAAGGAGTTCTACAACTTCCTCAAAGTTATTGCAGAGAACAGGATTTCTATCTTGGAAAATGGCCTCGATGATGAAGCTTCAGCAAAAAACACTCCAAAAGCTGCCATTTCCACCTTGGGCATGCTCCATGCAGTGTTTGATTTAAAGAGGACTGTGAAGGTGTTAACATCATTGAGTGCTAATGAAGATTTCAAGAAACTAGACCTGACGTCACTTTCTCCACCTCCGGAGGCATTGCTCCACCACTTGAAAGCAGCAATAGATACAGCGCTACTCTAA
- the JMJD4 gene encoding 2-oxoglutarate and iron-dependent oxygenase JMJD4 isoform X2 has protein sequence MDRATFACSTAFFRDYSSSSQSAFCLPAGHVDFIDKVESFTYSDFFRDYLIPNHPCIFSAKFTDGWGSRRNWVTWDGKPDFDHLLQKFGDAIVPVANCDVKEYNSNPKEQLPFKEYINYWKEYIKNDYRSSRGCLYLKDWHLGRTPFHADVFRSYSWSANICGRKKWLLYPPGQEDYLKDRHGNLPFDVTAPGLQDKSVYPRYNQSQPPVEIVQEAGEIVFIPSGWHHQVYNLEDTISINHNWVNGCNVAIMWCFLQDELAAVQREINEWKDPMDDWHLQCQLIMKSCTGIDYKEFYNFLKVIAENRISILENGLDDEASAKNTPKAAISTLGMLHAVFDLKRTVKVLTSLSANEDFKKLDLTSLSPPPEALLHHLKAAIDTALL, from the exons ATGGACAGGGCAACATTTGCCTGCTCCACCGCCTTTTTTCGTGATTACAGCAGTTCGTCTCAGAGCGCGTTCTGCCTCCCCGCGGGACACGTTGACTTTATTGATAAAGTAGAATCGTTCACGTACTCAGACTTTTTCCGCGATTACCTGATTCCCAACCACCCCTgtattttctcagcaaaatttACTGatggctggggcagcaggagaaattGGGTTACGTGGGATGGAAAGCCTGATTTTGATCATCTGCTGCAGAAGTTTG GAGACGCTATAGTACCTGTTGCCAACTGTGATGTCAAGGAGTACAATTCGAACCCAAAGGAGCAGCTCCCCTTCAAGGAGTACATAAATTACTGGAAAGAGTACATTAAAAATGACTACCGCTCATCCCGAGGGTGCCTTTACCTAAAGGACTGGCACCTGGGCAG GACTCCATTCCATGCTGATGTCTTCCGTTCCTATAGCTGGTCAGCCAATATATGTGGGAGGAAGAAATGGCTGCTCTACCCACCAGGTCAGGAGGACTACCTGAAAGACCGCCACGGCAACTTGCCCTTCGATGTCACTGCACCTGGTCTTCAGGACAAGAGTGTTTACCCTCGCTACAACCAAAGCCAACCCCCTGTAGAAATCGTGCAGGAAGCAGGGGAGATAGTCTTCATCCCCAGTGGATGGCACCATCAAGTTTACAACCTG GAGGATACCATCTCCATTAACCACAACTGGGTGAACGGCTGCAACGTAGCTATAATGTGGTGCTTCCTGCAGGATGAATTAGCAGCTGTCCAGCGGGAAATCAATGAGTGGAAGGACCCTATGGATGATTGGCACTTGCAATGTCAG cTGATCATGAAATCTTGTACGGGTATAGACTACAAGGAGTTCTACAACTTCCTCAAAGTTATTGCAGAGAACAGGATTTCTATCTTGGAAAATGGCCTCGATGATGAAGCTTCAGCAAAAAACACTCCAAAAGCTGCCATTTCCACCTTGGGCATGCTCCATGCAGTGTTTGATTTAAAGAGGACTGTGAAGGTGTTAACATCATTGAGTGCTAATGAAGATTTCAAGAAACTAGACCTGACGTCACTTTCTCCACCTCCGGAGGCATTGCTCCACCACTTGAAAGCAGCAATAGATACAGCGCTACTCTAA